In the genome of Hyphomicrobium sp. CS1GBMeth3, the window GAGGCTTGTTCCGGCAACGCGGCTTCTGACGCGTATGCGCTCGGCGAACGCGTCCGGCGGCGACGTCGCCGCCTCGTGGGCGAGCTCCGCGGCCTCGCTCCGCAGCTCCTCGACTACATGGTCGGTCAGCAGCGTGTTGGTCTGCCAGAAAAGAATGCCGACGATCAGCGCCGACGCGATCAGGAACGCCGCCGCGCTCGCGGCCGCGAGGCGGAACGCGTGCGTCGCCATGATGCGAACTGCAAGGTCAGACAGCGCCGTCACGGACCATGTATCCGGCGCCGCGCACCGTGTGGAGCAGCGGCCTATCAAAACCCTTGTCGATCTTCGAGCGCAGGCGCGAGACGTGCACGTCGATGACGTTGGTCTGCGGGTCGAAGTGATAATCCCAGACGTTCTCGAGCAGCATGGTACGCGTCACCACCTGGCCCGCGTGCTTCATCAGGTATTCAAGCAGGCGGTATTCGCGCGGCTGGAGCTGGATCGGCTCGCCGGCGCGCGTCACGCGGTGCGACAGGCGGTCGAGCACGAGGTCGCCCACGGCGTAGCGCGTCTCCTGCTCCTCCGGGATGGCGCGGCGGCCCAGAGCCTCGATGCGCGCCAAAAGCTCGGTGTAGGCATACGGCTTGGTCAGATAGTCATCGCCGCCGGCGCGCAGGCCCTTCACGCGATCATCGACGTCGCCCAGCGCCGAGAGGATCAGGACCGGCGTGCGGTCGCCCTCTGCGCGTAGCGTGCGCACGACCGTCAGGCCATCGAGCTTCGGCAGCATGCGGTCAACGATCAATACGTCGTAGGCATTTTCCTGCGCCATGGCGAGCCCGGTCTCGCCGTCGCCCGCGAGATCCGGCGCGTGACCGCTCTCCTTCAGGGATTTATGGAGGAATTGCGCCGTTTCGCGGTCGTCCTCGATCACCAGCACGCGCATCCGCAGTCTACCTCCGGGCTTTCCTTCCCCTACCACCTGGACAGAGGGGAAGCCTGCGTTTCACACGGGTTCGTCCGCTGAGATACATCGAGGCGGCCCGGCTCCTCAAGAGCCGCGCCGCCCCTTTTACTCAGATCCCTTCGGCCGCCGGCATCAGCCCTGCTTGAGCTGCACCGGCACGTAGCGCGTCTGGTTGGACGACTTGATCGAGAGCATCACCGCGCGGCGGCCGAGATCCTTCGCTTTCTTGATCCCTTCCGCTACGTCGGACGGACCCGAGACCACATCGCCGCCGATTTCGAGGATGACGTCGCCGGCCTTGATGCCCTTCTCGGCAGCATCGGAGCTGGGGTCAACCTCGGTCACGGACACGCCCTCGCCGCCCGCTTTCGCAGGCGCTAGCGTCAGGCCCAGCTGCTCGAGCGCGGTGCTGGCCGGATCGACCGACTTGCCCTGCTCGAGCTTGGCGAGCTCATCGGTCGAGCCGGGGAACTTGCCGAGCTTCACCTTGACGGTCTCTTCCTTGTTGCCGCGCCACACCTTGACATCGACAGTGGTGTCGGGTGCGTACTCGGCGATCTTGCGGGCGAGGTCGCGGCTATCGTTGATCTTGTCGCCGTTGACCTGGACGATCGCATCCTGAACCTTGAGGCCCGAAGACGACGCAGGGCCGTTCGGCGTGATCTCGCTCACCAACGCGCCCTTGGCGTTGGTAAGGCCGATCGCTGCAGCCGTGTCCTCGTCGACGTTCTGTATCTTGACGCCAAGCCAGCCCCGGCTCACAGAGCCGGTCTTCTTCAACTGCTCGATGACTTCGATGGCGGTGCGCGCAGGAACTGCGAACGCAATGCCGACGTTGCCGCCCGACGGGCTGAAGATCGCCGTATTGACACCGATGGCCTCGCCTTCGAGGTTGAAGGTGGGGCCGCCGGAGTTGCCCTTGTTCACAGCCGCGTCGATCTGCAGGAAGTCGTACGGGCCCGAGCCGATGTCGCGGCCAAGAGCCGAGACGATGCCCGCGGTCACCGTGCCACCGAGACCGAACGGGTTGCCGACCGCAAGCGCCCAGTCGCCGACGCGAACCGGCTTGTCGGAGAACTTCACGAACGGGAAGGTCTTCGACGACTTCAGCTTCAGAAGCGCGATGTCGGTGCGCGGGTCGCTGCCGACGAGGTCCGCCTCGAGCTTCTCCTGGTCGTCGAAGCTGACCTGTATCTTGGTCGCGCCCTCGATGACGTGGTTGTTCGTCACGACATAGCCGTCGGCAGAAATCACGAAGCCCGAGCCCTGGGCCTGGGTCGGCCGCTGCTGGGGCATATTGCGGAACTCTTTCGGCAGGTTTTTGAAGAACTCGTAGAACGGGCTGTCTTCCGGAATCTCCGGGAACCCTTCCGGCAGGCCGCTCGGGCCGGTGCGCCCCTTGCTGCCGGCTACCACCGAGATGGACACGACGGACGGCTTCACCTTCTCGATGACGTCCGCGAACGAAAGCGGCGCGCGGCCGAACGGCGTCTCGACCCCGGGCTTGTCCGGGGCGAGCTGGGCCAGAGTCGGCGTGATCGCGACCCCGCCCGCAAGAACGGCCGCCGAGGCTACGGCAACAATGGTTGCGCGCGCCACCCGGCGTCCCGAAGTCCCTTGCGACGTTGGCCCGGACTTTGCTCCGGACGTCCTGTCATCGCGAGTAAGCATTCAAATCCTCCGCTCAGAAGCGCTGAAATCACATGTCATCGGCAGAGTTAGTCGCTCCGGCCTTACGGCTGCCTTTCGGTCACGTTAAGAGTTGGTAATGAGGCAAGATCGCCCCCTCCCTGCCCCTTTCGAGGCCGTTCCGAGACGGCGCATGTGGCACGTGGCCATCCTGGCGGCTTTGGCGGCCGGCGCTGGCAGCGCTGCCGTCCGGGGCGGGCCGCTCGGCACCGACGTCCTGCATCCCGTTTCGGCACAGGCGGGTCTCACAACGGTGCAGAAAATCGCCATTTTCGGCAGCGACGACCGCGTTCGCCTGCCCCCCCGGATGGCCAGGCTCGGCCGCTCCATCGGACTCCTTTACGAGGACCGGTCGCAGTCGGTCTGCACGGCCTTCTGCGTCGGGGACGACGTCATCGCGACGGCCGGGCACTGTCTGTTCCGAACGGAGGGCGAGACGCCGCTGCGTCTCAGGGGCGTACAGTTCCGCCTGCAACCACCCGGCGGCCCTGTCGCCAGCTCGCCCATCGCCGGCTCGGACCGCAACGGACAGGCCCAGCACGTCGCGGCCGGGTCGCTTAAGCTCCGCGTTCGCCCGCCGATCGACGCCGCGCAGGACTGGGCGCTGATCCGCCTCGAGTCTCCGATCTGCAAGGGCCGCGCGCTGCCGCTCAGCCGCCAGCCTGCGCAAGCGCTTGTCAAACTCTCGGCGGCGCAGCGCGTCTATCAGGTCAGCTATCACCGCGACTTCGGCTCTTGGGACCTGGCGCTCGGAGCGCCGTGCCCGGTGCGCCGGTCATTCAACGGCGCCGACTGGCGCGCCATCGCCAAGGACTTCGCTGACGCGGGGCACGTCATCCTGCACACCTGCGATACCGGCGGCGCATCGTCCGGCTCGCCGATGCTGATCGACGGACCGAACGGCCCGGAGGTGGTCGGCATCAACGTCGGCACCTACCTGCAGGCGCGCGTGCTGACGCAGAAGGGCGAGGTCGTGCATCGCTACAAGTCCGAGACGGTTGCCAACACGGCGGTCGGGGCTGGGGCTTTCCTGCCGGCGCTCGAGGCGCTGACACGGGCGACGATCCTGGCGACGCGCGGCGAGCTCACGACGCTGCAGCGGCTGCTCAAGGCGGAAGGGCTTTATGTCGGCGCAGAGGATGGCATCTACGGTCCGCAGCTCAGTATGGCGGTGCGCGCGTTCGAGCGCGCGGAGGGGCGCAGCGAGACGGGGCTTGCCACGTCTGCTCTGATGAAGCGGCTTGCAGCGCGGGACGCCCAGCGGCGCGGCGCTCCGAGCGCTACACGGCCCGTTGAGATCGAGACCGGCAGTGTCGGCTCGCACACACACTCGCGCGACAAGGCACGGCTGCCGCGTTAAGGGGACCTTCGCTCAGGACTGGTCTTTGCGCTCGTTCTTCAGAAGCGCGTCGAGCGCGGCTTGCTCCTCAGGCGAGAGCTTGCCGGTAGACGGGGCCGGAGCGGGCGCCGCCCGGCGCTGGCCGAACGAGCGCCAGAGAATGAGCACGGCCGCCGCCAGCGCTAGGAGCGGCATCAACCACAACAGCAACGTCTGCAGCGAGAACGGCGGCCGCAGCAACACGAACTCGCCGTAACGTGCGACGACGAACTCGCGCACCTCGTCGTTGGTGTCCCCGGCCGTCAGGCGCTCGCGCACGAGCACGCGCAGATCGTGGGCCAGTGGCGCGTCGGAATCGTCGATGGATTGGTTCTGGCAAACGAGGCAGCGCAGCTCGGCCGAGAGCTCGCGCGCCCGCTTCTCGAGCGCCGCGTCTTCGAGAACCTCCTGCGGAGTCACCGCTTGGGCCCAACGCGCGTCGATGGCGGTCAGCGCGACGAGCGCAGTGAGAAGAGCGGCAGCAGACCGGGTGGCAGAGAACCTCATCATTAGCCTCACTCGGCCGGAACGCTGACCGGCCCGCGAGGCGCGCGCTGCGGTGCCCCGACGCGCAGGCGACGGTCAGACAAGGAAACCGCGCCGCCGAAGAACATCACCAGCGCGCCGAACCAGATCCAGCGAACCATGGGATGGAAGTAGAGGCGCACGGCGAAGGCGCCGTCTGGCTGCTGGTCGCCGAGGACGGCGTAAAGATCACCGGACCATGCCGCGTAGATGCCGGCTTCCGACGTCGGCTGCGGCGGCGCATTGTAAAGCCGCTTCGAAGGCTCGAGCCGCGTCACTGGCGCACCATCGCGCGTCACGTCGAAGACGCCGATCGTCTCGGTGTAGTTGGGGCCGTTCGATGGAGCGCCGCCGCGGAATGTCAGTGTGTAGCCGGCGATCTCCTTGCTTTCCCCGGGGCGCATCAAGAGGATTTCCTCGCTCTTGTAGGCGCTGGTGCCGACAATGCCGATGACCATCATGCCGACGCCGAAGTGAGCCAGCATGGTTCCGATCGAAGCGCGCGGAAGGTTGACGAGGCGGCGCATCGACTCCGACAGCGGCACCTTGCCGAGCTTGATGCGGAAGGCCGTCTCCGACAGGGCGCCGAACATGACCCAGGCACCGATCGCAATACAGAATGGCGCCAGCCACGGCCCACGCCAAGCGATCGCGAACGAGACCACCAACACCACTGCCGCAATCAAAACTGCCGCGATCAGCCGCTCCATGGCGGCCGCGATATCGGCACGCTTCCATGCCAGCAGCGGCCCGAGCGGCAACGCCAGCAGCAGCGGGATCATCAGCGGGACGAACGTCATGTTGAAATACGGCGGGCCGACCGAAATCTTGGCGCCGTTGATCGCCTCGAGCGCCAGCGGGTAGAGCGTACCGACCAGCACCGTCACGCAGGCGATGGTCAGGAGCACGTTGTTGAGCACCAGCGCGCCCTCGCGGGAGATCGGCGAGAAGATGCCGCCTTGCTGCAGCTCGCGGGCGCGGTAGGCGAACAGCGCCAGACCGCCTCCGGTGAACAGAAGCATGATCGCCAGCACAAACACGCCGCGTTCCGGATCCACCGCAAACGAGTGCACCGATGACAACACACCCGAGCGCACCAGGAAGGTGCCCATCAGCGACAGAGAGAAGGTCAGGATCGCGAGCAGGATGGTCCAGACCTTCAGCGCCTCGCGCTTCTCCATCACGATCGCGGAGTGCAACAGCGCGGTGCCGGCCAGCCATGGCATGAAGGAGGCGTTCTCGACCGGGTCCCAGAACCACCAGCCGCCCCAACCAAGTTCGTAATAGGCCCACCAGGACCCCATGGCGATGCCGATGGTCAGGCACATCCAGGCGAGGAGGGTCCACGGGCGCACCCAGCGTGCCCAGGCGGCATCGGTGCGGCCCTCTATCAATGCCGCGATGGCAAACGAAAACGCCATCGAGAAGCCGACGTAGCCCATGTAGAGGAACGGCGGATGGAAGGCGAGAGCGGGGTCCTGCAGGATCGGGTTCAAGCCGTTGCCGTCGAACGGCGCCGGGTCGAGGCGCTCGAAGGGGTTTGAGGTCAGCAGAATGAAAAGCAGGAACGCGAGCGCGATCGAGCTCTGTACCGAGAGCACGTTGGCTTTCAGCGTCGCCGGCAGGTTGTTGCCAAAGAGCGCCACGAAGGCGCCGAACACGGCGAGGATCAGCACCCACAGGAGCATCGAGCCCTCGTGGTTCCCCCAGACGCCGGAGATCCGATAGATCAGCGGCTTCGTCGAGTGCGAGTTGGCCGCGACGTTGGCGACCGAGAAGTCGGACGTGACGTAAGCGTGCGTCAGTGCCAGGAACGAGACCAGGATCAAAGCAACCTGGGCGATCGCGGCGGACTCGCCGAAGGCCATCAGCCGCGCATCGCGCACGTGCGCGCCCCAGGCCGGCACGACGGTCTGCGCCACGGCGACCAACAACGCCAGGATCAGCGCGAAATGTCCGATCTCGATGATCACGCGATCTCACCTCTCGTTCTCGTCCTGCGCCAATACATTATTGCGTCACCCCTTCCGGATGGCGCGCGCCCTCGCCGAGCTTGACGCCTTTCTCCTCGAGCGCTTTCGCGACCTCAGGCGGCATATAGTTCTCGTCGTGCTTTGCGAGCACCGTGTCGGCGACGAACTTGCCGTCGGCATCCAACGTGCCTTCGGCGACAACGCCCTGCCCCTCGCGGAACAGATCCGGCAGAATGCCTTCGTAGCTCACCGGCACCGTGCCCAGCGTGTCCGTCACCTTGAAGAAGACGCTCGTTCCCGTGCCACGTACGACGGAACCGTCGGCCACCAGCCCACCGAGGCGGAAGCGTACGCCCGGTGCGATCTTCTGCTCTGCCACCTCGCTCGGCGTGTGAAAGAACACGATCGACTGGCGGAACGCGAACAACATCAGAATGGCGGCGATCGACAGCACGCCGACGCCCAATCCGATCAGCAGACCTCGCCGCTGTTTGCGTGTCATTGCGGGTTCCGGGGCTCCTCTGCTTTCAGTCCAAGGGTCTCTGCGGATTTCTCGATCTCGGCGAGCGGTGCCGCGTCGCCGGCAAAGTTCTCGCGCGCGCTTGCGATCGCCTTGCGCGCTTCGTCCTCGCGTCCGAGAACCTTATAGGCCCGCGCCAGCCTGATCCATCCGTCGAGATCCTTACCGTTCTCCTGGAGGCGCGCAGCCAATCGCTCGACCATGCTGTTGATGAAGGCTTCGCGCTCGGCTGGCGACATGGATGAGACGTCTGGCGCGTCAGCCGCGGGAGCGGTCGGTGCCGGCGCGGACGGAGACACCTCAGGCTTTGAGGCTTGCGGAGCGCTTGGCTCTTCTTCGACGGGCTCGCCCTTGATCTTCTTCTCGACCATCGCGAGCCGTTCCGCGACCACCTTACGCCACGGGACGTTCTCGGGAGCTTTGTCGTAGATCTCGCGATATTGCGCGGCGGCACCCTCGAGGTCGCCATCCTGCTCCTTGGCGAGCGCCAGCCAGACGCCGACCTGGAAGCGCTCTGGATCGAGCTCCAACACGCGCAAGGCGGCACGGCGTACAGGCTCGGTCACGACGCCGTTCTCGGCAAGGAGCGTCGCTTCAGCGAACCCCAGGAGCCGGCGCACCGATTCCCCTTCAAGCCTATTGGCTTCGGCGAAGGCATGTGCAGCATCGGCATAGCGCTGAAGCCGCAGATAGACCGGCGCGATCACATCCCAACCCTTGCCATCCTCGGGGTGCTCGCGCAGGCGCTGCTCCACGCGGCCGATGAGATCGGCAATGCTCGCGTCGCCTTCCGCCTGCGCTGCGGCCTGGCGCTCTGCGAACGGCCGGTCGGGAAGATGGGGGGATCCCTCGAGGACGTAGAGGCCGATGCCGACGACCGGCAGCAACGCCGTGACCGCAGTGTAGGCGCGCCGCGCGCGTGTGCGGCTTGCGGCGTCGTCTTTTCCCGGAATCGCAGCCGTATTGGCGCCGGCGCGCTTCAACAGGCGACGGGCGATTTCCGCACGCGCGCTCTCGATTTCGCTGTCGACGAAAAGCCCGCGCTCGCGCTCCGCCTCAAGCTCGCGCAGCTGATCACGGTAAACGGCGAGATCGGCCGAGGCAGGCTCTATCACTTGCCCAGGCGCCTCGCGTAGCGGCCGCAGCAAGAGCGCGACGATCGCCGCAGTCAAAAACGCGAAGCAGAGCCAAAGCAGCATTAGAAGCCTTCTAGCCTAACGACCCCGGTTCAATAGGGGCGAGGATTCAGGCTGACAAGAGGCGCCGGGCTTAAATGGCTCGCTTTGACGTCGCAGACACTGATCCGGCTCAAGCCGCACGAGATCATGCTGCACTGCGGGAGCGTCCACAGTGTTCAGCGTGCAATGCTTGATCAGCTCGAAATACTGGGTTTAACCGACGTTGCTCCACGTGCCGTCCGGATTGCGGCAGGCGGTGCCGCGCATCGATTGGGGGCGGCCGTCGATGTAAACCTTGTGCGTGTAATCACGGCAATCAACGGCACCGCGCTTGTAAGGCCGGCTCGGCACAACCTCACCGTAGCGACCGTTGTCGGGGTTGCGCCACTGACGGGAAACGCCTGACTGGCCGCGCTCCAGTGCGTCGAACTCGGCCTCCTGGGCCAAACGACGATCCTGCTCGTCCATGGAGCGGCCGATCTCGCTGCCGACGATGCCGCCGACAACCGCGCCGAGCGCCGTCGCGGCAATATTGCCGCTGCCCTTGCCGACCTGATTGCCGAGGATGCCGCCCGCAACGGCGCCGACTACCATACCGGTATCGGCCTTGCTCGGCCCCTCGGGCCCGCAGCCGGCAAGCCCAATCGACAGCATCAGGAGTGCGGAAGCGCCAATCGTGCGCATGAAGATCCCCGTTTTTCCCCTCGGGCAGGCCCGCCGAAGCGGACCGCTCACCAGGACGTCGCTTTGTCTCGGCCCGTAAGCCCGCGTCCCGTCAAAAGAATGCCCAGAATGTGACTCGTCTTCAAGCACATCCAAGGTCCCGTTTCCACCGCGATTCAGGCGAAAGTTCGACGTTAGCCACTGGAAAATCCGCAGTTACGCAGAAGGGAGCACAAGATCGACACGCAGCCCGCCCATTGACGACTGCGAGAGCCGAACGCTGCCCCGGTAGGACTGAACCAGATCCGTCACGATGGAGAGGCCGAGCCCGGTGCCCGGCTTGGTCTCGTCAAGACGCACGCCGCGTTTGCCGATGCGCTGGCGCTCCTCGTCCGAAAGGCCCGGACCGTCGTCCTCAATGTGGATCGTGAGGCGGCCCGGCGGGCGGCGGCTCGTCGAGGCGGCGACCTCGACCGCCACCCTCCCCTTTGCCCACTTGCAGGCGTTGTCGCAGAGGTTACCGAGGATTTCCTCGAGGTCCTGGCGCTCACCCGCGAAGCGGACGTCGGAGGCGCAGTCGATCGTGATCGCAATATCGCGGTCGCGGTGGATACGCTCGAGCGCCCGCTTCAATGGCTCGAGCACTTCCTGCACGGGCGTTGCGCGCCCGATCACTCCGACGCCTGCGGCAACACGAGCTCGGTCGAGGTAATGATCAATCTGATCGCGCATGATCTCGGACTGCTCGACGATCTTGCGGCCGAGCCCGCCCTTATCCTCGCGCGCCTCATTGATGATCACGGCGAGCGGCGTCTTCAGAGCGTGGGCGAGATTGCCGCCCTGCGTGCGTGCGCGATCGATGATCTCCTGGTTGGAAGAGAGCAGCTCGTTGAGCTCCTCCTGCAGCGGCTGGATCTCGGTCGGCAGCTCGCCCTCGAGCCGCTCGGCTTCTCCGGATCGGATGCTCGACAGGCCCTGCTCGATACGGCGCAGTGGCAAGAGGCCGAAGCGCACCTGGAACAGCGTTACGGCGACGAGGCCGACGCCCGTCAGCACCAGGGCGATGGAAAGGCGGGTGAGGAAATTGGCGAGGCGCGTGTTGAGCCAATCGATCGGGCCGGCGACGATGATCGAATAGCGCGGCCCCTGCCCCGGCATGCCGGGGTTGTCGACCAGCTCGATCATGCGGATGCCCTCCCCCGCGGGACCAGTGGCGTTCATCCAGCGAGCGCCGTCGGGATCGGGTTTGACGTCGCGCTCGATCGGCGGGTCGATCGTCGTGTCGCCGAGCGAGACGGAGCGCAGCGTCGGCGCCTCTTTGTTATCGAGAGGCTTGACCTGCCAGTACCAGCCCGAGCGCGGATCCTCGAAAAGAGGCTCGTAGCGGTTCTTGGGCGCGATCGGCTGACCACCCTCGCCAGTCATGCTGTCGACGGCGATGGAACGCACGAGCTTCGCTAGGCGCGCGTCGAAGGCCGTCTGCAGGTCGTCGCGGTTCAAGTGGTAGATAAAAATGCCGGCGATCGGCAGCACCAGCAGCACCCACGCCGCCGAGGTTGCAAACAGCCGGAATGCCAGCGAGTTAAACGTCATCGGGGCCGCGGCTCATGCGATAGCCCAGACCGCGCACGGTCTCGATGACGTCGGCCGGGATCTTCTTGCGCAGGCGGCCGATGAACACCTCGATGGTGTTGCTGTCGCGGTCGAAGTCCTGGTCATAAAGATGTTCGACCAGCTCCGTGCGCGAGACGACGCGGCCGCTGTGATGCATCAAATAGGCGAGCAGGCGATACTCGTGGGACGTGAGCTTTACCTGCTGGCCGTCGCAGGTCACACGCGACGACTTGGTGTCGAGGCGGACGGGGCCGCACTCGATCTCGCTCTTGGCGTGGCCGGAGGCGCGGCGCACTTGTGCGCGCACGCGTGCGAGCAGCTCCTCCATGTGGAAGGGCTTGGCGAGATAGTCGTCGGCGCCAGCGTCCATGCCGGAGACCTTGTCGCTCCAGCGATCGCGGGCGGTGAGGATGATCACCGGCATGTTGCGGTTGGCGCGCCGCCACTGCTCCAGGATCGAGATGCCGTCCATCTTCGGCAGGCCGATGTCGAGGATGACGACGTCGTACGGCTCCGTATCGCCAAGGAAATAGCCTTCCTCGCCGTCAAAAGCCGTATCGACAGCGTAGCCGGCGCCGGTCAGCGCGGAATTGAGCTGTCGGTTCAGATCCTTGTCGTCCTCTACGACCAGTATGCGCACGGGCCCTCTCTCTCGCCTTGCCTCGGAAGATCCGGACTATAGTCGGCCAAACTGGCCGAGCCTAGGGGCCGGACCTTCACTCGTGAGGACTAACGGGCGGCGGCGCTATCTCCGTCGGCCGCCGCCCACGCCCTCAGCCTTTCGGCTTGAACAAGGCCTTCTGAAGGGGCGTCGTGGCGCGCATGCGGCCGTAAATGGTCATCAGCGTGCCGATCAGGGCGCCGACCGTCTGTACCGCGTCGACCACCTGCTCGCCCGCGTCCTGGACGAGGTCGCCACTCACGTCGACGCCCGTCACGGGCGCCAAGGCGGGGACCACGGTCGATAGGATGGTCACGAGGGTGCCCCATATGGTGATCGAGTGGCCCCACCATTTGCCGGCGTTGGGATCGGTCGTCGTCATGTCGTGTGCTCCTTCAGGTTGAGAGGGGGAGGACGTCATCTCGGCCGCGAGCAACTTTGCCCGCGCGAGGATCTTGTCGACGCGGGCGAGCCAGCCGCGGCCGAAGCGCCAGAAGTGGGGAAGCGCGCGGTAGCGCCGCCTGCGGATGGCGGCGTAGGTGTCGAGGGTGTCGGAGAGTGCCGCCGCCGCGAGCTTGGCGCGCGTCTCGGGGCCGATCTCTCCATCGACGCCGGCGCCTACCGCATCCTGCAGGAAACGGATCGCCGTGCCGAAGCCGTGGTTGACGGCGGCGTCGAAGTGCATCAGCGCCAGCGGCGGCGCGAGCTCTGCGCAATGCGCGCGCTCCCAGTAGCGGGTGCGGTAGATCTCGCGCACGGTCTCATCGTCGATGGCCTTGAGCGCACGGATCAGTCTCAGGCGATTGCTCTCCGTCACCGCGACCTTGCGCCAAGCGGCGAAGACGCCGAGCGTGATGCCGCGATTGGTCGGGCCGCCGGGATCGTGCGGATCGTCGGTGTAGCCGCCCTCCATCTCGAGCACGTGCACGAGCGCGCGTTCAAAGATCTCGGCGCCGCTTCCACCTGACGCCGTTTCTGCGTTCGCCGTCTGGTTCGCATGGGGCCAGCGCAGGCCGAGCAGACGCGCCTTCGGATACCGCGCCACCGACACGGCGTTCGACTGATTGCCGCCGAGCACGACGACCGCGTCGTCCGTCTCGCCGAGCCAGAACGCGACGTGTCCTTTGCCGGGATCGCTGCCGCGCGAGAAGACCGCGATGCAGCCCACGCACGGCTCGCTGAGAGTGACGCCCCATTTCAGATACGAGCGCGCCAGCAGGGACCGCGTCGAGCGAATGCCGGAGCGCTCCAGACACGCACCGCAGAACGCCGCGCACCAGGCCACCTCATCCGCAACGACCTGCGGGTGGCCGACGTCGCGATAGAAGGCGACGATACGCGGATTGTGGCTCGTGCCCGCGCGCTCGGCTTGGCCGAACTCGCGCCAGGCCGCCTTGAGCCAGCGTGCGTCGTCCATGAGGGACCTCAGTGAAGGAATGAGACGTCGGCCAGCTCTCCCTTTTTTGGGAGGGACAGCTTTAGGCGGACTTCAAACGACAGCGAGCCGCGGCGTGCCGCGACCGTAGGCAGCGCTCATCTGATGCACGGCGATGGAGATCGCGCTTTGTGGTCCGCCGAAATCGGCGACTTGATCGGCTGCCTCGTAAACGCAGGACGGCGCCGCCGCCGTGATCGTACGAACAACCGTTGCGCCATCGAGAATGTCGATCTCGTAGCGCTCGCTGTCTTCGGTGAGCGGCACCTCCGCCACCTCCCAACTGTCGCCACCAAGCCGAGCGCGACGCAGCCAACTCACCGCGACGTCGCCCTCATCCGAACGCGTCGTCCGTATGTGCACAGGCGAGAGCGGCTTCAGCCCGCGCCCGACGAACGTATGCGCCGCCGCGCTATAGGAGCGATCGGCAATGTCGCGACCTGCGGGCCCGTATCGCCACAACAGCGGCAGCCCGACCTCCGCCGGCGCAATGTTCACCCGTGTCACCTCGCCGCCGAGCAGCACGAACGGCGCGCCCGCGGCGAGCGGCGCGCGCATTTCACGCTCCGTTCCGGCCTGCCCGCGCAAGAGATCGGTGAGCTCATAGGTGCTTTCGCCGACCAGCGTCGCTGTTTCGAACTGCAACACCTCCCAGCCGCCGTCCGCGTTGCGG includes:
- a CDS encoding response regulator transcription factor encodes the protein MRILVVEDDKDLNRQLNSALTGAGYAVDTAFDGEEGYFLGDTEPYDVVILDIGLPKMDGISILEQWRRANRNMPVIILTARDRWSDKVSGMDAGADDYLAKPFHMEELLARVRAQVRRASGHAKSEIECGPVRLDTKSSRVTCDGQQVKLTSHEYRLLAYLMHHSGRVVSRTELVEHLYDQDFDRDSNTIEVFIGRLRKKIPADVIETVRGLGYRMSRGPDDV
- a CDS encoding RT0821/Lpp0805 family surface protein, which codes for MRTIGASALLMLSIGLAGCGPEGPSKADTGMVVGAVAGGILGNQVGKGSGNIAATALGAVVGGIVGSEIGRSMDEQDRRLAQEAEFDALERGQSGVSRQWRNPDNGRYGEVVPSRPYKRGAVDCRDYTHKVYIDGRPQSMRGTACRNPDGTWSNVG
- a CDS encoding ATP-binding protein, with translation MTFNSLAFRLFATSAAWVLLVLPIAGIFIYHLNRDDLQTAFDARLAKLVRSIAVDSMTGEGGQPIAPKNRYEPLFEDPRSGWYWQVKPLDNKEAPTLRSVSLGDTTIDPPIERDVKPDPDGARWMNATGPAGEGIRMIELVDNPGMPGQGPRYSIIVAGPIDWLNTRLANFLTRLSIALVLTGVGLVAVTLFQVRFGLLPLRRIEQGLSSIRSGEAERLEGELPTEIQPLQEELNELLSSNQEIIDRARTQGGNLAHALKTPLAVIINEAREDKGGLGRKIVEQSEIMRDQIDHYLDRARVAAGVGVIGRATPVQEVLEPLKRALERIHRDRDIAITIDCASDVRFAGERQDLEEILGNLCDNACKWAKGRVAVEVAASTSRRPPGRLTIHIEDDGPGLSDEERQRIGKRGVRLDETKPGTGLGLSIVTDLVQSYRGSVRLSQSSMGGLRVDLVLPSA
- the ccmI gene encoding c-type cytochrome biogenesis protein CcmI; protein product: MLLWLCFAFLTAAIVALLLRPLREAPGQVIEPASADLAVYRDQLRELEAERERGLFVDSEIESARAEIARRLLKRAGANTAAIPGKDDAASRTRARRAYTAVTALLPVVGIGLYVLEGSPHLPDRPFAERQAAAQAEGDASIADLIGRVEQRLREHPEDGKGWDVIAPVYLRLQRYADAAHAFAEANRLEGESVRRLLGFAEATLLAENGVVTEPVRRAALRVLELDPERFQVGVWLALAKEQDGDLEGAAAQYREIYDKAPENVPWRKVVAERLAMVEKKIKGEPVEEEPSAPQASKPEVSPSAPAPTAPAADAPDVSSMSPAEREAFINSMVERLAARLQENGKDLDGWIRLARAYKVLGREDEARKAIASARENFAGDAAPLAEIEKSAETLGLKAEEPRNPQ
- a CDS encoding TIGR02594 family protein, whose product is MDDARWLKAAWREFGQAERAGTSHNPRIVAFYRDVGHPQVVADEVAWCAAFCGACLERSGIRSTRSLLARSYLKWGVTLSEPCVGCIAVFSRGSDPGKGHVAFWLGETDDAVVVLGGNQSNAVSVARYPKARLLGLRWPHANQTANAETASGGSGAEIFERALVHVLEMEGGYTDDPHDPGGPTNRGITLGVFAAWRKVAVTESNRLRLIRALKAIDDETVREIYRTRYWERAHCAELAPPLALMHFDAAVNHGFGTAIRFLQDAVGAGVDGEIGPETRAKLAAAALSDTLDTYAAIRRRRYRALPHFWRFGRGWLARVDKILARAKLLAAEMTSSPSQPEGAHDMTTTDPNAGKWWGHSITIWGTLVTILSTVVPALAPVTGVDVSGDLVQDAGEQVVDAVQTVGALIGTLMTIYGRMRATTPLQKALFKPKG